The following proteins are encoded in a genomic region of Polynucleobacter paludilacus:
- a CDS encoding UDP-2,3-diacylglucosamine diphosphatase has protein sequence MSVQCRSALLISDLHLTPSMPLTAQRFFDFCLKEAEAVEAVFIMGDLFEYWLGDDANASSPFQQEVRNALANLSSKVKLFYLHGNRDFLLGPDYLKKTSMTALPDPSEVRIAGHDYILSHGDVLCTADLGYQVFRKWTRKPWVQKLFLQLPLQWRRSIANQLRRNSAQKYQRASRYTPASRLMQMDVTNHACAALVKKHSINRLIHGHTHMPKHHHEQLGELQWQRWVLSDWDLDHPESVTPKASALLIDEHGVRYLDLVK, from the coding sequence CTGCTGATCTCCGATCTACACCTAACGCCATCAATGCCTCTGACGGCTCAGCGCTTTTTTGACTTTTGTCTTAAAGAAGCTGAGGCGGTTGAGGCAGTTTTTATTATGGGTGATTTATTTGAGTACTGGCTAGGAGATGACGCTAATGCGAGCTCTCCTTTTCAGCAAGAGGTGCGTAACGCCCTAGCGAATCTATCAAGCAAGGTGAAACTCTTTTACCTGCATGGTAATCGGGATTTTTTACTGGGACCTGACTATCTTAAGAAAACCAGTATGACTGCATTACCAGATCCCTCAGAGGTCCGCATTGCAGGTCATGACTATATCTTGAGTCATGGTGATGTTTTATGTACTGCAGACTTGGGTTATCAAGTATTTCGTAAATGGACTCGCAAGCCTTGGGTGCAAAAACTGTTTTTACAGCTCCCTTTGCAATGGCGCCGATCTATTGCAAACCAACTGCGTCGCAATAGCGCCCAAAAATATCAACGAGCAAGTCGCTACACACCAGCGAGCCGATTGATGCAGATGGATGTCACTAATCATGCTTGCGCTGCACTTGTAAAAAAGCACTCGATTAATCGATTGATTCATGGACATACTCATATGCCCAAGCATCACCACGAACAACTGGGTGAACTTCAATGGCAACGCTGGGTTTTATCCGACTGGGACCTAGATCATCCTGAAAGCGTTACCCCAAAAGCCAGCGCCTTACTAATCGATGAACACGGCGTGCGTTATTTAGACTTGGTGAAGTAA